The DNA segment AGAGAAAAACCGGCTCTGAGCGTGAGGCCGAACATACGCGTGGCAACCGTAGGCcagtttttttctctcatgaaATTAACAGGATGACTGAGAAATAAACTGAAATAATATGCAGAGTGGCGTCGTCAAAACGCGCATGCGAAAAGCCCTACTCGTGTCCATACAAGCTGCTGGATACCTCACACATGCTGCGCCGATAGAACTGGGAACACCACATTAAACCGCAAATTTCTTAACTAATATAAACATGCATGATAAAGCTTTTATGCGGGTTATCAGGAACGGTTGCTGGGAGTTACACACCATGCAGCCACCAGTGAACGCCACCAGTGGCACTAGTAGGTTGATGTCCACAGTTGCCAGAAACAAGTTTGAAGAATGAAAAGTTGCCTCTTTACTGCCTACTTTATTCTGGTTGGACGCTGTTGACAGAACGGATCCTTCGAGTGGCCGCGGTGGCTGATCAGCGGTTTTGGTGCTGTGCTGACCCCAGCGTCGCGGGACCGAATCtcggccgctgcggccgcatttcgattggGGCGATACGCAGAAATGTccgtatgctgtgcgacgtcagcgcatgCTAAGAAATCCCAGGTGGTGTGAATTATTCCGGGTCCCTCCTCTGCGACGTCCCTTACAGTCCATATGTCGCTTCCGGACGTTGAACCCTGCATACTTCCACCAGAACGGATCCTTACCATACAGAATTATCTTGAAAGCCGAAAACATTCTCCACCATGTGCAAGGCAATGAACGTTGCCATAGATTTGTTCAATTGCAACAAGCGGCTACTGTTACGAGACCATGTCAGGAACAGGCTTTGTGGCGGGCGCCAAGATGTAGACGGGCCGAAGAGTTCGCGCACAACCTTTTTGTCtgcaccttttttgttttgtCGCGGAAGATACGCCATATGGAACTAAAATACATAACGTTCAAGGGCATGTAAGTTATTGGCCTCTGGCTCCTTTCTTCTCAACAACGCTTGAATTGTGACTGGTGGTGTTTCGCACAGTCTCAGTTGCTTTCAGACGATCTGCGGTTATTTGAGGGGCAGGTTTGGCCCCGTGAGTGTTTTCCTGCGCAAAGTAGGCCTTTCGACATGCGAGACAAATGCGAAATGCGCACGGAAGCAAAGCCCAGCACATGTGTTTTGCTGTGTGTTATCTTTCCCCCGCGTTGAAAGCCCTTCTTAGCACAGAAGCAATGACAAGCCCCCATCGTGCCCGTTCATTACTTCGTTGATCCTCTGGCAGCTTGAATGTTCGTGCACAATGTATCTATCTCTAAGAATTAACAGAAACACAACTATACTCGTCTCAGATTAAATAATTAACTGAGCCTCCCGAAATTTGGCTGATGCGTAGGCGGCGGCTGAGCACAGCCCTGAGGTAAGAGAGACACAGTTGCTGTTCTGTCGTCATTATACATTTGAAGTGATGCACAATCGTCTAGGATTGTCGCAGCAGACCTAAATGGGTGCAGAAATGCTTTTTCACTTCAAAACACCGTAATAAGTAATAAAGAAAGGCGCCGCATGTTTTGCACTCTAATACAAAAACATACAGCCTTCGGAGTTTCTTCTGATCTCTTCCTATGAAAGACTGGCTATACACTAAGCACATTACATGTTTATAGTATTTTGCACCGAAGCCCACTTCAGATTAATACAGGGAAgaggaaaaagcgctcttttttTGGTGTTAGAATCTCCCTTTACGGAATTCATACACAGATAAACGTACCTTACTTGGGCTTTATTTAACATAAAATGATCTTTGCAGGTAATGAAAGAGGACGTAGAAGTGAACAACACAGTTTAATTCGCTCTAACATACACGTTCACACAACATTGTGATATCTGAAACCAAGACAGGAAACACTTTATTCGCCATACCTCAAATGGCAGTGACCTCGCCATTTTCGGCCGTTTGGTCGTACAATTTTTATTTCCTCGCTGTCATTCAGAAAGCCCACCTAATGACCGCACAGTCTGTGATATACTAGCGTCCGTTCTCGTTAGATCCTTGTACCCCATCCTTCCAATCATTCCTGACCATACGCTCTATGAACTTTTAATAAAATTTTCCTTCATAACAACTGTATTCATATATGTAAGACTGAACTATATAGTCAGATAGCGTTTTTGTTCAATGCATATTTTGCCCTTCAAACGGCTGAAAGCATAGCAGACCGACATAAAATCAGTACTGTGTTTGTACGTACAGTGATATACCGTCAAATACCGTAATACACCGAGCAAGCTTTATTCCCTAATTTCTCTCGTTTCTGCAGCATGCGCGCAATAAAAAAGTGTGTTTTCGCTCTCGGGAAGGTAATGCGACCTAAAAACAGGCAAACATAACTGCGCTTTCATCTTCAGCGAGAGGCATCAGGTACATCTAAACTCCGCCACAAAGAAATTGCTAGCAATGACAAGAAAAACAACGCACTTCCTCTTCCCAGTGCGCTTGAGAAGACAACAATCGCTGTTTGGCGCTCGCAGGCACGTTCAATTCGCCAAGATTTAACTGTATAAGTTATAGAAGGAAAATGTTAACGAGGTGGAGGAATGAATGCTTCCTCGGTGGAGGAATGAATGCTTGCTCGGTATTTTACGGCAACTTCAGTGAGACCATTTAGCAGTTGCTAACGCTGCTATCAGGAGGCCACGCACTGGTGGCTATATTTTTCGTCACACCCTTGAATCTGAAACCAGGGTGTCAAGACAGAGGTCGTTCTAGCCGTGACTATCTCGCCAAGCTGCGCGCTTCCTCACCACAGGCATTCGAGGAACCGCACAAAATGGGCAACAGCCGCATTTAAAGCCAAAATGACACATGAAAATGTCGCACGTATAACACACACGATTCATGCACCAGTGTAGAGGAGAAAAAGATGTTTAAAAAGTGCTACTTGACTGGCAGCCCACCGAGACTGACCGCAAAGCCTTCAAACCTCAAAGAAAACACGTAGCATATATGCACGTTCCCGACTCACCTAAACAAGTACACATGTTTCAATTGCAGAAATGAGATAGAACAGTAGAAAAAGATGCAAGTCTCTGACCACCTTTCGTTTCGGAAATAAATACTACGCCACGAGATACACTTTCCAGCTACTTGGATAGAGCAAGAGGAGATTTGCGATCTGCCAGGTAAATTTGCAGGTAAAATCTACAAGGGTGAATTTAGTTCTTGTCGTGGTATTGAGTTTGACATCCTCGCACTATACATGCAGCTGGCTTTCTTGTTGCACAATGAACGCGACCAACAGAGCGCGCAAGACCTTTTCTTTCGTGCGCGCCTGTCTTGTGGCCAGTACCTTGTTAACGAGCCAGAGGCACAGTCTGTAATGCTAACAGAACTCTTCCTTACAAAGTAGCGCGTACAGCGCCCGCAAGACTAACAGGATTGGACGTAATGGCGAAGCTGTGCACAGCAGCTCGTGTGGAACGCTTTTGCAtgaagcagcaaataaaagttaattAATGCGCTACCATTTCTCTGAGTAAGGCACAAAGCTGTTCCGAGACTTCTgtcaacaaaaaaattcaaattcgAAATACTAAATAGGCATTCACGTGGCTGCCCATATCACCGGGACAAAAAACGTGTACAGGGAATAGtgaacatttttctttctttcttctgcccTGTTGTCACACCCTCGCGGCCCTTCTGTAGACGACTGGAGCAATGGTTGCGGTTGAGTGCATGCCCTCACAGCCCGGAGATGGGACGTTCTCAATTGGAAGAGTGCATAAATACAGGCACACAAGGCTGACGTGCTCTCTGATTCAGTTTTCTTTTGCGGGATGCTCGGCTGAGCAATGGAGTAAGCTGCGCGCGGAGCGGGCGCTCCGGGGCAATGGGGAAGAGCAGGGGGGGAGGACACACACACGGCGTGCCGTCGTCTCGGCAGTCTGTGGCCACGGGCGTCCAGCGCTCAGGTGGGCACCGTGCCGCCCGAGCATATGAACTGGACGCCGCTGTTGAGGTCCCTGCCGTTGACCAGGTTGTCTGAGCAGAAGTAGGGCAGCAGCACGCCGCGGTGCAGCAGCGCGGCCACGTCCTTGGCGGCCGGCACGCAGGGCACCAGCACGTACACCAGGATGTACCAGAAGGCGGCGAACGCGGCCACCCAGAAGGCGGCGAAGatgagcagcagcagccacaccAGCATCCAGCAAACCTTGGCGCCCCCGGAGCTGGCCATCGCGGTTCACCCGCCTGCGAAGGGGTTTTACAAAATCTGCCTACGGCTCGGAGCACCGCGTCACAGAAGATTGCGCACCGAACACCTCCTGCGGCAGTGCCCCTGCGCGGGGCGTGGCGCGCTCGGAAGGCGGCTGCGGGGGTTCGTAGAAAAACTAATGGACGCTTCACACTGCTGCTCGCCGCGAAAGAGTAAAAAAATGAGATCAGGTGGACGGCACGGGAGAAAAGATGACGCCTTGCACTAAGTTCAAGAGCTGTTGATGAACGGTCTCAGGGCGCGTGTTCAGCGTCCCGAACTTGTCTCCCTCCTCAGGGGTTTCGCGTAGGCGTGAATACATCCATTTGCACCGCGAGTGCACGGTTCATATTTTCCCTCCGCAGAGGCATTATTCAAGCGGCGGAGCGTTGTCGCCTTTGTGCGAATGCGGAAACGTCCGCACCATGAAATTTCGATGCGTGCTTAAGTTTGGACGTCAGCAGCCATTTCGTGCGACGCGAATGTTGAGTTCAGTACGCGAAGGCTGTCTCGCGGGAAGATGTAGCGCATTCGGCGCGACCTCACTGACCAAACCCCGTAACGACACTCGAGCTGCGCGTCCACGGACCACGGTGGTCGTTACTCTGCGGGGACGCAAAACAGCCTTGAATGAGAGCTCCCAGGTgtgatattaaaaaaaaggaaaaatcggACGTGCCACCGCACTGACCACGCCTCCCTCGTTTCACATGAAAGCGCTATGGAAAGTATGCAACGCAGCCCGCGAGCGAAACGTCCGCATTGCAAGCTCGAAGCGAATGCACCCGCACGCATCAGAGGTCTGCCCGAAGCTGTTGAGCTTAGCAGCGGAGGATGTGTTGGGATGTGAATGGGTTCCATCGTCTGACTCCATCAGTTTTTAATTATGCAAACGCCACAATGGACAGAATATTAAAAATGAATTTGTGtttgatccgccgcggtggctcagtggttagggcgctcgccttccgagccggagtacccgggtgcgaacccgaccgcggcgaccgcctTTCGACGGTGGCGAAACccaaaaggctcccgtgtgctgtgcgatgtcagtgcacgttaaagatccccgggtttGGAAATTGTTCCGGAGGAagccactacggctcctctttcttcatttcttctttcactacctcctttatccctttccttacggcgcggttccggtgtccaccgatatatgcgaggcAAATACTGTGccagtttcctttcctcaaaaaccaattttaattatttttgtgtttgtctgATCGCACTAATTTTCTTGCTTTCTGTAACAAACGTCACCCCTACAAACATCTTTCTgtcataaaatgattacactactaaTGTCCTCTTCAACAGGAccaattaaaacaaaaacaaataaaacatggAAACATTCCCCAACGCTctccctggtttcggtgactgctggcttccttagcACGTATGCCacaacgaccccccccccccccttctcttccCTTGCCTGCTCAACTGCTTGAGGAAGGCCTCAGTTCTGGCaatattgatgccataggtagcataacagggtcctcgcacagtttccgccctcaccattcgatgacgttccacgtgacactcgcggtattacaggacgtactacttCCGCCGCAATGGACAAGGGTGGAGCTGGTGAACGCTCCCAAGGTTAGTTTACACTACATATAAATGCCCCCGAATGTAGAAGATCGGACAGccgccgccatagctcagttggcagagaaCAGTACGCGACATACTGCAGAGCTCCCGAGTTCCGCTCCCAGTGAACGCATGtggtctttctttcttctcctttTTAGTCAACTACTTTCTGCCATAAAATGATTACGCCACTAATACCCTCCGCGATCAACaacgcgaatgaaaaaaaaatgatggaaaCATTCCCCAACGTTCTCCTCGgtatcggtgattgttggcttcatTAATGCTCAGGATCTGAGAGGACAAAATGTCTTCACTGATACGAGTCGCATTCAACTTGATAAACAACGTGTGAAGTAATTATAGAGTGCGCGTAGCATTCCACCAGTGAACGTTTTATCGCTTTGAAACTACCAGGGGGCTTGTAGCTCACAGCTACGGCAGAATAATATGACAGGGGGAACCTTCTGTTTTCCAGGCAAAAGCTTGAGACCCTTCACAAAGAGGTAGGGCAAGAAAAATCCTCACCGTGCTATTTATGATAAGAGTATCCATTTCTGCGTTTTCCGCAAGTATGTGAACGTCGTGGAAAATAACAGTGCAGAAACATGGGATGGAAAACAACGCCGCTCAAAGGAGCAGCGAAATTGAAAACCAAAATAAGTGAAAATCAACGCAAAACACAAGACTGCTAGCTCTATAGCATCTGTGGCAATGCGAAATGTGAAGTCGTTAGCAGAAGCATGAACTGCAACATCAACTGTCTAAAATTTAATTAAATTTTGACTTAgagcaaggagaaaaaaaagcggTTAACGACAATTTGAGCGTCCTTGGATGCCGTTCCTGCCGTCTACATGCGCAGCACAAAGAACGGGTGCGCACTTGCGCGAggaagacgggacacaacaaaggaacacacacgacaTGTACAGAGCGCAACTTCCTACTATTTTATCTACGTAGAAGGCAGATACATTTACACCCGCGCTGGGCAATTAAAAGAATAACAGACAGACACCCGCTGTTCATGCCAGCATACCGCCGCCAAGTGTGCCACCAGAGAGCAGTATACGTGTGAAACTGATACAAAACCCTTGAATACCATaagcaaagagaaaagaaaaagataaaaggaATGACGATGCATGAGGTGAACGATGAACGTAGCTTTAAAACATCTAttagcaaagcagtgtcaaagtaaataaaaacaataaaacggtCAATGGGTAAAATTTACTCATCGTAGCAAACGCAGTGTCAATCTGTGTCCCTTTCttgtgtcccgtcttcttcgcgcaagtacgtacccGTTCAAAGATGAACCACCTCGCCCAAACAAGAGTATTACTAGCATGAAGAAGTGCTAGCACTGATTAGGTGAGTTCATCGCGGCTCTGCCAGATGGAATGGCTGCGTTTACACGAGTTTGTTTACACAGAGACCCttaaatatttgcatttttgCTTCTTATAACACGCGAGCAGTTTCGCCAGTGTGCTCTTAAATGCATCAAACTGTAAGCGTGCTACCCCGGAGATATTTTTCTTTGACCTTTTATTCGCAGTTTCGTTGTTTTTTGCGCCGTTCAGTGTGACTTGCTCTGTTCACAGCCGCCGTATGCTATTTTGGTAGACGCCTCCGTTCTATCAGAACCGCGTCCCTGCATGCGTCTGCTGAGCATGAACAAACAACATAATGCTTGAATTTCTGAAAAGTATTCGACGCCCTCGTAACAGGCGCCGAAGATACAAAGTTAGGAAGTGCAGAGACAGGCATGGCTACAACGGGTGCTCGTACAGCGACTGCGAGGAAAAAACAG comes from the Amblyomma americanum isolate KBUSLIRL-KWMA chromosome 1, ASM5285725v1, whole genome shotgun sequence genome and includes:
- the LOC144113970 gene encoding uncharacterized protein LOC144113970, which produces MASSGGAKVCWMLVWLLLLIFAAFWVAAFAAFWYILVYVLVPCVPAAKDVAALLHRGVLLPYFCSDNLVNGRDLNSGVQFICSGGTVPT